From Bradyrhizobium symbiodeficiens, the proteins below share one genomic window:
- a CDS encoding NAD-dependent epimerase/dehydratase family protein, with amino-acid sequence MIDQKWNVMVTGGAGYVGSVLVPQLLAAGHKVTVLDLFMYGESVFDAVRNNPNLRLIKGDIRDEAAINEALRGNNAVIHLACISNDPSFELDPGLGKSINYDCFRPMVRAAKKAGIKRFIYASSSSVYGIKDEAEVTEELSCEPLTDYSKFKAMCETDLAEEAASGFVACTVRPATVCGYAPRQRLDVVVNILTNLAVNTGRIRVFGGTQKRPNLHIQDMSAAYLFLLQQDDAKIDGKTYNIGYENHSLMKIADIVKSVVGNNVEVAVEPTDDLRSYHVSSEKIRRELGFAPTHTIEQAVSGLVDAFRSGRLPNSLNDPRYFNIKMMQNISLK; translated from the coding sequence GTGATTGATCAGAAATGGAACGTGATGGTCACCGGTGGCGCCGGCTATGTCGGCAGCGTGCTGGTTCCCCAGTTGCTGGCAGCGGGCCACAAGGTCACGGTGCTCGACCTGTTCATGTATGGCGAATCCGTCTTCGACGCGGTTCGCAACAATCCGAACCTTCGCCTGATCAAGGGCGACATCCGCGATGAGGCCGCGATCAACGAGGCCCTGCGCGGCAACAACGCGGTGATCCACCTCGCCTGCATCTCCAACGACCCCTCGTTCGAGTTGGATCCGGGGCTCGGCAAGTCCATCAACTACGACTGCTTCCGTCCGATGGTGCGCGCCGCCAAGAAGGCCGGTATCAAGCGCTTCATCTACGCCTCCTCGTCGAGCGTCTACGGCATCAAGGACGAGGCCGAGGTGACCGAGGAACTGTCCTGCGAGCCGCTCACCGACTACTCCAAGTTCAAGGCGATGTGCGAGACCGACCTCGCCGAAGAGGCCGCTTCCGGCTTCGTCGCCTGCACGGTTCGACCCGCCACCGTCTGCGGCTACGCACCGCGGCAGCGGCTCGACGTCGTCGTCAACATCCTGACCAACCTCGCGGTCAACACCGGCCGCATCCGGGTGTTCGGCGGAACGCAGAAGCGGCCCAACCTGCACATCCAGGACATGTCGGCGGCCTATCTGTTCCTGCTGCAGCAGGATGACGCGAAGATCGACGGCAAGACCTACAACATCGGCTACGAGAACCACTCGCTGATGAAGATCGCCGACATCGTCAAATCGGTGGTCGGAAACAACGTCGAAGTGGCCGTCGAGCCGACCGACGACCTGCGCTCCTATCACGTCTCCTCGGAGAAGATCCGCCGCGAGCTCGGATTTGCGCCGACGCACACGATCGAGCAGGCCGTGTCCGGCCTGGTGGACGCCTTCAGGTCCGGCCGCCTGCCGAACTCGCTCAACGACCCCCGGTACTTCAACATCAAGATGATGCAGAACATCAGCCTGAAGTGA